The DNA region GACCAGTTCGCCACCGGCCTGGTCGGCGTGCGCTCGCCCTACGGCATTCCCAAAAATCCGGTGCGCGGCGATCTCGTGCCGGGTGGATCGAGCTCGGGCTCCGCGGTCGCGGTATCAGCGGGACTCGTGCCGCTGTCGCTCGGCACCGACACCGCGGGCAGCGGTCGCGTGCCGGCGATGCTCAACAACATCGTCGGGCTCAAGCCGAGCCTCGGGTTGATTTCGAACGCGGGGCTGGTGCCGGCCTGCCGCACGCTCGACTGCATCTCGGTGTTCTCGCTCACCGTCGACGACGCGCTGGCCGCACTCGCGGTGATGGCCGGGCCGGATGACGCCGATCCGTTCTCGCGCGACCGGCCGCTGGCACCGCTCGCGGCGTTTCCGACCAGGCTCAAACTCGGCATTCCCAAGAGCGGCCAATTGATCTTCTTCGGCGACCGCGAGGCCGAGAAGGCTTATGGCCAGGCCTGCAAGCGCTGGCAGGCGCTCGGCGCCGAGCTCGTCGAATTCGACCTCGAGCCGTTCTACGAGACCGCGCGGCTGCTCTATGAGGGCCCCTGGGTTGCCGAGCGCTATCTCGTGATCCGCGACCTCCTGGCGTCGTCGCCGGACGCGATCCACCCGGTGACGCGCGAGATCACGATCGGCGGCGCGCGACCCACCGCAGCCGATACCTTCTCCGCGCTCTATCGCCTGCAGGCGCTGCGCCGTATTGCCGCGCGCACTTTTGCGCAATGCGATGCGATCGTGCTGCCGACCGCGCCGACGGTCTATTCCACCGCTGACGTGCTGGCCAACCCGATCGAACTCAATTCGCGGCTCGGCACCTACACCAATTTTGTCAACCTGCTCGATCTGTGCGGCCTGGCGCTGCCGGCGGCAATGCGGCCCGACGGCGCGCCGTTCGGCATCACGCTGCTCGCTCCAGCCGGCCGCGATGCGGAGCTTGCCGGCATCGGCCGCGTATTCCACGCCGACGCCGGGCTCGCTGTGGGCGCCAAGGCGGTGCCGCAGCCGCCGCTGGCCGCAGTCCCGACGCAGGCCCGCGCCGACGAGATCACGATCGCGGTGGTCGGCGCGCACCTCTCCGGCATGGCGCTGAACCACGAGCTGACGACGCTCGATGCGCGCCTGCTGGAAGAGACGATCACCGCAGCGGACTACAGACTCTACGCACTCGACACCACGCCACCAAAACCGGGCATGCTGCGCATCGAGCCGGGTGCGGGTCATTCGATCAAGCTCGAGCTGTGGGCGATGTCGCCGGCCGCGTTCGGAAAATTCGTCGCCGCGATTCCGTCGCCGATGGCGATCGGCACGCTCCGGCTCGCCGACGGACGGCAGGCCAAAGGCTTCATCGTCGAGCCCGCCGCGATCGCGGGCGCGAAGGATATCTCGGCCTATGGCGGCTGGCGGGCGTTCATGGCGGAGCGGGCGAAGGGGTAGCAGCAGCGGTAGTGTGCTCCCTCGCCCCGCTCTTGCGGGGAGAGGGTTGGGGTGAGGGGCATCTCTCCACGAGCTGTGCGCGCGGTTGGACCTGTACCCCCTCACCCGGATCGCATCTGACGATGCGATCAGACCTCTCCCCGCAAGCGGGGCGAGGTGAGAAGAAGCTACACCGACACCGCGTAGGTCTCGTATTCCCCGCGCACCTGCTCGATATGGGCGCGCATTGCGGCGGCGGCGCCGAGCTTGTCGCCGCGCAGGATAGCTTCGACGACGCGGTCGTGCTCGGCGTGCGATTTTGCCAGGCGCCCGAGGTTGCGGAACTGGGCGCGGCGGAACGGCTGCACACGCACTCGCGTCGCCAAGGTGATCTCGGCGATATAGGCGTTCTGCGATCCGGCGTAGATCGCGTTATGAAAGCGCTCATTGACCTCGTGGAAGCGCTCGGGATTGCCGGTATAGCTCAGCACCCGCAGCTCCTCATGGACCGCCTCCAGCGCGTGGCGCTCCGCCGCTGTCATCCGCTCGGCGGCAAGGCCGGCGCACATCGCCTCCAGCTCAGCCATCGCCTCGAACATGCCGGTGAGCCGCTCGAGCGAGGGCCGCGCCACCACGGCACCGCGATGCGCGCGCGCGTCGATCAGGCCGCTGGCGGCCAGCTGCCGCAGCGCCTCGCGCACCGGCGTGCGCGAGACCTTGAAGCGGCGCGCCAGATCGGTTTCATCGAGCCCGGCGCCCGGCGGCAGCGTGCCGCGCACGATCTCGTCAGCGAGCTGGAGCCGGAGTTCTTCGGCGCGGGTCTTCTTGTCGACCAGCGACGACGCGCGATCGACACGCCGCACCAGCGGCTCCGGCTCGGTGCCCTGCGGCTGCGGCGCGCGGGTCGGAAGATCGTCCAGGCTCATGGCTGAAACGCCCTTTCAATCACCCTGGTTCAAGCTCCCCTTGGTCCATCAATGACGCTGACATGGGCGGCGACGATTCTCCAGCCCTCGGCGAAGCGAATCCATGTCTGCATCTGCCGCCCCACCCGGCCCGGCGCGCTGTCCCGATAGAACAGCGTCGAGGCGATCGCGGTGTCGCGGCCATAGGTCGTGATCACGGTGCGGCTGGTCTTGCGCATCAGCCCGGCCGCCGGCCGCCCGGCACGAAACGCCGCGATCTCGGCGTAGCCATAGAGGTTCTCGCCGATGCCATAGCGCAGCGTCCGGCTGTCGTTGCGGAACAGCTCGTCGAGCACGGCGACATCGTTCGAGACCAACGCCTTCTCGTAGCGCCCGAACTGCGCGGTCACCTCGGCGAGCACGTCGGGAAGATCGATTTCCATCTTAGATTCCTCTTGGCGCGGGAGCCATGACGACACCCAACTGTTCCAGCGCGTAGGCGACCCGCAGCGCGATGTCCTCGCGCCAGGGCGCTGCAATGATCTGCACGCCGATCGGCATCGGTTCAAGCGGCACCGGCACTGCAGCCACCGGCAGGCCGATGAAGGAGATCGGCTGGGTGTGGATACCGATATTGGGGCGGACCGGAAGCTCGATCCCGTCGAGCGTAAAGGTGGCTTGACCGATCTTCGGCGCCACACATGGCGTTGCCGGCGCCAGGATCACATCGACCGACTGGAACAGCTCCAGCACCCTGGCGCGGTACCAGCGGCGGAATTTCTGCGCCTTGTCGACATAGACCGCCGGGATCATCGCGCCCGCGATCAGGCGGTCGCGCACCGGCGGATCAAAGTCGTTAGGCCGCTTGCGCAGCCGATCGAGATGCAGCGCGGCGCCCTCGGTCGTGGTCATGATGAAGGCGGCAGCGCGGGCGCGCGCCGCTTCCGGCAGCTCCACCGTCCGCGTGGCGCCGAGCGCCTTTGCCACGCGCGCGACCGCTTCGACGGCCTCCGGCAGCAGATTCTGCTGGAAATAGCCGCCGGCAATCGCAACCCGCAGCCGGCTGACATCATTGGCAAGCAGCGGCACGGTCGGCTCGACCGACTGCACACTGCAGGCGGGATCGTCGGCATCAGGCCCCTGCATGGCGTCATAGGCAAGCGCGAGATCCTTCACGCTGCGCGCAAACGGACCGAGATGATCGAGGCTTGCGACGAACGGAAACGATCGCGCGCGCGACAGCCGGCCATAGGTCGGCTTCAGGCCGAACGTACCGCAGAATGACGACGGCACCCGGATCGAGCCGTTGGTATCAGAGCCGAGCGCGATCGGCACCAATGCGCCGCCGACGGCGCTGCCGGAGCCGCCCGACGAGCCGCCGGCCATCCGCGTCGGATCATGCGGATTGCGCGACGGACCGTCATGCGCGTTCTCGCCGGTGAAGTCGTAGGCGTATTCGCCCATGTTGAGTGCGCCGACCAGCACGGCGCCGGCCGCTTCCATCCGCTCGATCAACGTGGCATCGCGCGGCGACGGCGGCAGGTCGCGATTGATCTTCGAGCCGGCGCGGGTCGAGAGGCCCTGCACGTCGAACAGGTTCTTCACCGCGAACGGCACGCCGGCAAGCGGGCCGGCCGGTTGGCCCGCATCGATCGCGGCATCGACCGCCTTGGCGCGGGCCCGCGCGCGATCGGCGGTAACGTCGGTGAAGGCGTTGAGGACCTTGTCGTGCACAGCGATGCGCGCGAGCGCCGCCTCGGTCACGGCGAGCGCCGTGATCTTGCGGGTCGATACGGCCTGCGCGATTTCGGCGGCGGACATAGCAGCGGGAGTTTCGGACATCGCGATCTCAGGTCGAATAGACGGCGGCCGACGCGACGTCGTCAGGCAGCGGGAAGTCGTCGACCAGCCGCGCCAGCCGCAGCGCGACCTCGAGATTTGCGCGCACCGCCGGACGCCAGGCGTCTTCCAGCGGCAACGCCATCGTCCGGGTGACGGCGCTCATGTAATCGTCGAGATGATCGTCCATTTCGCTCCCGATAGGTTTTTTCAGGACACCGGCAACGGCGGATGCGGGATCGCCGTGAGCAGCTCCCTTGTATAGGCATCCTGCGGATTGCCCAAGACGTGTTCGGATGTGCCCTGCTCGACGATGCGACCGCTGCGCATCACGATGACGCGATCACACAGCAGGCGCACCACGTTGAGATCGTGCGACACGAACAGATAGCTCATGCCCATCGACTGCTTGAGGTCCTGCAGCAGATTGAGCACCACCGCCTGCACCGAGACGTCAAGTGCCGCGGTCGGCTCGTCGAGGATGACGAGCTTCGGATGCAGCGCGATCGCGCGCGCGATACCGACACGGGCCTTCTGGCCGCCGGAAAGCTGATGCGGAAAGCGGTCCAGGAGATTGACCGGCAGGCCGACCAGCCGCGCCAGCTCCTCGCAGCGGTCGCGGAGCGCATCGCGCCCCCTGATGTCGCCGAGCTGCATGATCGGGTCCGCGATCGCGCGCGCCGCGGTGAAGCGCGGGTTGAGGCTGTCGGTCGGATCCTGGAACACCATCTGGATCTGGCTGCGCCGCGGCAGCCGCGCGAAGGATTGCGGCATGATGCCGCCGATGTCCTCGCCATCGAACATGATGCGGCCGGAGGTCTGGTCCAAGAGCCGCATCACCATCATCGACGTCGTCGACTTGCCGCAGCCGGATTCGCCGACCAGCCCGACGCTCTCGCCATGGTCGATCGAGAAGCTGATGCCGTCGACGGCGCGGAAGATCTCCTCCTCGACCGGCGGCTTGCGGCCGAACAGTTTTGTGAGCATCGAGCCCGCGCCCTGGCGGGGGTATTCCTTGACGAGTTTCTCGACCAGCAGGAGGGGTTCTCTTCTCTCGTCACCCCCGGGCTTGACCCGGGGGTCCACCGAGGAAGACATCTCTTGCGAAGATTGATGGATGGCCGGGTCAAGCCCGGCCATGACGGAGACTGGCTGCGGAAGCTTCGCCTCCTCTTCCGGCAGCAGATCCCGCAATGACACCCCGATCCGCGGCGTCGCGCGCATCAGCTTCTTCGTATAGTCGTGCCGAGGCGCGGCGAAGATGTCGGCGGACTTTGCCGTCTCGACCACGCGGCCCTTCTCCATCACCACGACGCGGTCGCAATAGGCGGCGGCGAGGCCGAGATCATGCGTGATCAGGATCGTCGACATCGCCCGGCGCCGGGTCAGCTCGACGATCAGGTCCATCACCGCCTTCTGGGTGGTGACGTCGAGGCCGGTGGTCGGCTCGTCCGCGATCAGAAGCTGCGGATTGCAGGCCAGCGCCAGCGCGATGACGACGCGCTGGCACATGCCGCCGGACAGCTCGAACGGATAGGCATGATAGCGCTCGCGCGGCCGCGCGATCTTGACCTGCTCCAGCGCCTCGATCGCCTTCTCGCCGCGATCGGTGACCTGCGCCTGCTGGACATGCTGGCGCAGCACGTCCTCGATCTGGTGCCCGACCTTGCGGATCGGATTGAGCGCCGCGCGCGGGTTCTGGAAGATCATCGAGACTTCGCGGCCGCGCAGATCGCGCATCTGGCTCTCGGTCGCCGCCTTGACGTCGATGCCGGAGAACATCACCGATCCGTCGGCGATCCGGCCGGCGCGGTCGAGAATCCGCATCACAGCATAAGACGTCACCGACTTGCCGGAGCCGGACTCGCCGACGATGCCGACGGTCTCGCCCTTGCCGACGGAGATGTTGACGTGCTGCACCGCCTTGACGATGCCGCGACGCGTCGTGAACTCGACGGTGAGGTCGCTGACGTCGAGCAGGGGCTGGGCGGTCATGCGCGGCTCCCCTCATGCGAGGCGTCATCCAAAAATCTGCAAAACAACCCCATGCAAAGTAGCGCAGCGGTAGCGTGGCACCGTACAGAGACAGCCATCACGTCCTCCGCTGCGGGTCGACGATGTCGCGCAGGCCGTCGCCGAGCAGGTTGAAGCAGAACACCGCGATCATCAGCGCGAGGCCCGGGAATAGCGCGATCCACCATTCGCCCGACACCATGAAGCCGGCGCCCTCGGCAACCATGATGCCCCACTCCGCGGTCGGCGGCCGGACGCCGAGGCCGATGAAAGAGAGGCCCGCGGCGTTGAGGATCGCATAGCCCATGGTCAACGACATCTGCACGATCATGATCGGCATGATGTTGGGCAGGATGTGCCCGAGCAGGATACGGTACTCGCCATTGCCGGAGAGCCGCGCCGCCTGCACGAAGCCGGCATTGCGGCGGACGTTCGCTTCGGCGCGCGCGACGCGCGCATAGAGCGGAAAGTTCACGATTGCGGTCGCGATGATGATGTTCTGCACGGTGTTGCCAAGCGCCGCGACGATGCCCATCGCCAGCACGAACAGCGGGAACGCCATGATGGTGTCGGCGACACGGCCGACGATGCGATCGGTCCAGCCGCCGAAATAGCCGGCGGCGATGCCGGCCAGCCCGCCCATCAGGAACACCAGCACGACGGAGGCGACCGCGATGAAGGTATCGAGCCTGGTTGCAACGATGACGCGGCTGAAGATGTCGCGGCCGAGCTGATCGGTGCCGAACCAGTGCGCGGCCGACGGCGGCTTCAATGCAGCCGCGGTGTTCGAGGCAAGCGGGTCGTAAGGCACCACGTAAGGCCCGAACAGCGCGGCAAACATGATCAGGATCAAGAGTGCGAAGGCAAAGCCGGTGACCTTGTTTTCGCTCAGCACATATCGGGTCTGCTCGAAGACTGCGGCGAGCCCGGAGGTGCGGGCGGGACCTGCGGGTTCGACGGTCGGTGCAACGCTGCTCATATGCCCCTCCCTAAAGCGCGATGAGATTGGGTTGAATCGTCATCGCGCTTTAGCTCCTTGTTTGAGCATGATCTCCGCACAAACGCCTTGCGTTTGTCGCGAGGGAAAACCGCTTCGCACTTTTCCGGATCATGCTTTAGCCCTCCAGCCTGACGCGCGGATCGATCACACCGTAGAGGATGTCGATCAGAAGATTCAGCAGCACGTACATGACCGCCATGGTGAGGACAAAACCCTGCACCGGCGCGAAGTCGGATGCGATCAGCGCCTCGACCGCGTAGGAGCCGATTCCGGGCCAGGCGAACACTTTCTCCACCAGCACATTGGCCCCTAACAGGAACGAGAACACCATGCTGAGCGTGGTGATGACCGGCAGCATCGCGTTGCGGAAGGCGTAGGTCACGATCACCTTGCCGGGCGACAGGCCGCTGGCGCGCGCGGTGCGGACGAAATCGGACGCCAGCACCGCCAGCATCGAGGCGCGCGTCATGCGCGCGATCGGCGCCAGCGAGAAGATCGCGAGCGTCGCCGCCGGCAGGATCAATTGGCTGAACGCCGAGCGGAACGCCTCGAAGTCCCGCGCGATCAAGGCATCGATGAGGTAGAAGCCGGTGACGGGCGGCGGTGCGCTATAGAACACGTCGAGCCGGCCCAGCGGCGCCGGCGACCAGCCGAGCCGGAAATAGAACACGTAGACCAGCACGAGGCCGGTGAAGAACACCGGCAGCGACACGCCGGCCGTCGTGGTGACGCGGCAGAGATGATCGATCCAGGAGCCCGGCCGCGTCGCCGCCAGCACGCCGAGCGGGATCGCGATCACGATCGAGACGACAAGGCCAAGCAGCGTGAGTTCGGCCGATGCCGGCAGGCGGTTGCGCAGCTCGGCGGCCACCGGCTGGCCGGTGGTGAGCGAGGTGCCGAGATCGCCATGGGCAAGATCGTTGGTGTAGCGGACGAACTGCTCGATCAGCGGCTTGTCGAAGCCGAGTTTCTTCCGGATCTGGTCGACCGCTTCTTTCGTCGCCGCGGGCCCTGCAAAATACGCCGCGGGATCGCCCGGCAGCGCGCGCGTCAGCAGGAACGTCACGATTACGACCCCGATCAACGACGGGATCGCAAACAGCAGCCGCTTGCCGATGAGGGTCAGCATCAGCGTCTCACCCCTTCGCCATCGCGCGGTAGTCGAGGCGGCGGTGGAACCAGTATTGGTAGCCCGAGATGTTCTTCTGCATCGCGACGTTGACGAACGGCTGATACAGCGGGATGCGCGGGATGTCGGTGTAGGCCAGATCGACGAAACCCTTGACGTCGGCGTCGTAGGCCGCGGTGTCGCCGTTGGCGGCAGCGATGCGCGCGCCGTCGATGAGCTTGTCCATCTCGGGCGACTTGTAGCTCATCGTGTTGAAGATCGAATTGTTGCCGTGATAGCACCAGTAGAAGAAGTACTCGGGGTAATCGAGCCAGCCCGAGAACACGTTGGTGAACAGCGGCATTTCCTTCTTGGTGAGCTCGGTACGCCAGTTGGCGCCGGGCACCTTGTTGATGGTGGTCTTGATGCCGAGCTGCGCGAGGCTCTCCTGCACCAGCACGCAGAGCGGCTCGTTGACGCCGGCGAAATTCAGGTCGAACGAGATCGTGGTCTCGAAGCCGTTGGCGTAGCCGGCTTCAGTGAGCAGCGCCTTGGCCTTCTCCATGTCGGTGTTGTATTTGGTCGGCTGCGGCCAGGCGACCTCGGTCGGCTTGTCCTTTGGCGCGCCGAACATCGGGTTGGCGAGGCCGAACAACACCGCATCCATGATCTTCTGATACGGCATCGCATAGGCCATCGCCTGCCGCACCTTGGGATTGTCGAACGGCGGCTTGGTG from Bradyrhizobium sp. B124 includes:
- the atzF gene encoding allophanate hydrolase codes for the protein MPCRARDEANHVTETVAAIVAAHRAGTMTPAQTVARSYQRIREHNDPAIFISLRDEQDALAEIARLADPRLPLYGVPVAVKDNIDVAGLPTTAACPAFSYVPAQDSTAVARLRAAGAIIIGKANLDQFATGLVGVRSPYGIPKNPVRGDLVPGGSSSGSAVAVSAGLVPLSLGTDTAGSGRVPAMLNNIVGLKPSLGLISNAGLVPACRTLDCISVFSLTVDDALAALAVMAGPDDADPFSRDRPLAPLAAFPTRLKLGIPKSGQLIFFGDREAEKAYGQACKRWQALGAELVEFDLEPFYETARLLYEGPWVAERYLVIRDLLASSPDAIHPVTREITIGGARPTAADTFSALYRLQALRRIAARTFAQCDAIVLPTAPTVYSTADVLANPIELNSRLGTYTNFVNLLDLCGLALPAAMRPDGAPFGITLLAPAGRDAELAGIGRVFHADAGLAVGAKAVPQPPLAAVPTQARADEITIAVVGAHLSGMALNHELTTLDARLLEETITAADYRLYALDTTPPKPGMLRIEPGAGHSIKLELWAMSPAAFGKFVAAIPSPMAIGTLRLADGRQAKGFIVEPAAIAGAKDISAYGGWRAFMAERAKG
- a CDS encoding GntR family transcriptional regulator, producing MSLDDLPTRAPQPQGTEPEPLVRRVDRASSLVDKKTRAEELRLQLADEIVRGTLPPGAGLDETDLARRFKVSRTPVREALRQLAASGLIDARAHRGAVVARPSLERLTGMFEAMAELEAMCAGLAAERMTAAERHALEAVHEELRVLSYTGNPERFHEVNERFHNAIYAGSQNAYIAEITLATRVRVQPFRRAQFRNLGRLAKSHAEHDRVVEAILRGDKLGAAAAMRAHIEQVRGEYETYAVSV
- the hpxZ gene encoding oxalurate catabolism protein HpxZ, giving the protein MEIDLPDVLAEVTAQFGRYEKALVSNDVAVLDELFRNDSRTLRYGIGENLYGYAEIAAFRAGRPAAGLMRKTSRTVITTYGRDTAIASTLFYRDSAPGRVGRQMQTWIRFAEGWRIVAAHVSVIDGPRGA
- a CDS encoding AtzE family amidohydrolase; amino-acid sequence: MSETPAAMSAAEIAQAVSTRKITALAVTEAALARIAVHDKVLNAFTDVTADRARARAKAVDAAIDAGQPAGPLAGVPFAVKNLFDVQGLSTRAGSKINRDLPPSPRDATLIERMEAAGAVLVGALNMGEYAYDFTGENAHDGPSRNPHDPTRMAGGSSGGSGSAVGGALVPIALGSDTNGSIRVPSSFCGTFGLKPTYGRLSRARSFPFVASLDHLGPFARSVKDLALAYDAMQGPDADDPACSVQSVEPTVPLLANDVSRLRVAIAGGYFQQNLLPEAVEAVARVAKALGATRTVELPEAARARAAAFIMTTTEGAALHLDRLRKRPNDFDPPVRDRLIAGAMIPAVYVDKAQKFRRWYRARVLELFQSVDVILAPATPCVAPKIGQATFTLDGIELPVRPNIGIHTQPISFIGLPVAAVPVPLEPMPIGVQIIAAPWREDIALRVAYALEQLGVVMAPAPRGI
- a CDS encoding DUF4089 domain-containing protein, whose translation is MDDHLDDYMSAVTRTMALPLEDAWRPAVRANLEVALRLARLVDDFPLPDDVASAAVYST
- a CDS encoding ABC transporter ATP-binding protein, coding for MTAQPLLDVSDLTVEFTTRRGIVKAVQHVNISVGKGETVGIVGESGSGKSVTSYAVMRILDRAGRIADGSVMFSGIDVKAATESQMRDLRGREVSMIFQNPRAALNPIRKVGHQIEDVLRQHVQQAQVTDRGEKAIEALEQVKIARPRERYHAYPFELSGGMCQRVVIALALACNPQLLIADEPTTGLDVTTQKAVMDLIVELTRRRAMSTILITHDLGLAAAYCDRVVVMEKGRVVETAKSADIFAAPRHDYTKKLMRATPRIGVSLRDLLPEEEAKLPQPVSVMAGLDPAIHQSSQEMSSSVDPRVKPGGDERREPLLLVEKLVKEYPRQGAGSMLTKLFGRKPPVEEEIFRAVDGISFSIDHGESVGLVGESGCGKSTTSMMVMRLLDQTSGRIMFDGEDIGGIMPQSFARLPRRSQIQMVFQDPTDSLNPRFTAARAIADPIMQLGDIRGRDALRDRCEELARLVGLPVNLLDRFPHQLSGGQKARVGIARAIALHPKLVILDEPTAALDVSVQAVVLNLLQDLKQSMGMSYLFVSHDLNVVRLLCDRVIVMRSGRIVEQGTSEHVLGNPQDAYTRELLTAIPHPPLPVS
- a CDS encoding ABC transporter permease, whose amino-acid sequence is MSSVAPTVEPAGPARTSGLAAVFEQTRYVLSENKVTGFAFALLILIMFAALFGPYVVPYDPLASNTAAALKPPSAAHWFGTDQLGRDIFSRVIVATRLDTFIAVASVVLVFLMGGLAGIAAGYFGGWTDRIVGRVADTIMAFPLFVLAMGIVAALGNTVQNIIIATAIVNFPLYARVARAEANVRRNAGFVQAARLSGNGEYRILLGHILPNIMPIMIVQMSLTMGYAILNAAGLSFIGLGVRPPTAEWGIMVAEGAGFMVSGEWWIALFPGLALMIAVFCFNLLGDGLRDIVDPQRRT
- a CDS encoding ABC transporter permease; protein product: MLTLIGKRLLFAIPSLIGVVIVTFLLTRALPGDPAAYFAGPAATKEAVDQIRKKLGFDKPLIEQFVRYTNDLAHGDLGTSLTTGQPVAAELRNRLPASAELTLLGLVVSIVIAIPLGVLAATRPGSWIDHLCRVTTTAGVSLPVFFTGLVLVYVFYFRLGWSPAPLGRLDVFYSAPPPVTGFYLIDALIARDFEAFRSAFSQLILPAATLAIFSLAPIARMTRASMLAVLASDFVRTARASGLSPGKVIVTYAFRNAMLPVITTLSMVFSFLLGANVLVEKVFAWPGIGSYAVEALIASDFAPVQGFVLTMAVMYVLLNLLIDILYGVIDPRVRLEG